The nucleotide window GAAATAGATGCTTTCGCATCTCCTCAAAAGCAAGATAAGATGATGCGTGTCTTATACACATTTTACACACAAGCTAATGACTTGGTTAGTAGGGGTATCCCGCTTAAGAAGATCCTTGAGAAAGTTTCATCTCTGGAGGCCGAGATAATAAGGATTAAGTACACTATTAGAAATGATGAGCTAGCGAAGATAGACGAGATAGAGAATAAATTAAAGGGTGCATTTGACTCATTAGTAAAGGAGGTGTCTGGATAATGGAAAGCCTGAATGTGAGAGAATATTCAAACATATCCATGATAAAAGGTCCTCTAGTGGCTGTTCAAGGAGTTAATGACGCGTCATATAACGAGCTCGTAGAGATTGAGCTATCAGACGGAACGAAAAGGAGAGGATTAGTAGTTGATTCACAGCTCGGAGTTACGTTCGTTCAAGTGTTTGAAGGCACAACAGGTATATCCCCTACTGGATCTAAAGTTAAGTTCCTAGGAAGAGGGTTAGAGATCAAGATTTCTGAAGAAATGTTAGGGCGTATATTTAACCCGTTAGGTGAACCTCTAGATAACGGTCCCCCGGTTATCTCTGGTGAAAAAAGAGATATCAACGGTGACCCAATTAACCCAGCTGTAAGGGATTATCCAGAGGAATTTATACAGACCGGTATTTCAGCAATTGACGGTTTGATATCATTATTGAGGGGACAAAAACTCCCGATTTTCAGCGGAAGCGGTTTGCCCGCAAATATGATTGCAGCCCAAATAGCTAAACAGGCAACAGTGAGAGGTGAAGAAAGCAATTTCGCAGTAGTATTCGGTGCAATAGGAATTAGGTATGATGAAGCCTTGTTCTTCAGGAAGTTCTTCGAAGAGACTGGTGCAATAAATAGGGTTGCAATGTTCTTTAGCCTCGCTAATGAGCCACCGTCTTTAAAGATACTTACTCCCAGAGCTGCCTTAACTTTAGCTGAGTATTTAGCATTCGAAAAAGATATGCACGTCTTAGCCATCCTCATAGATATGACGAACTATTGTGAAGCTTTGAGGGA belongs to Stygiolobus caldivivus and includes:
- a CDS encoding V-type ATP synthase subunit B, with the protein product MESLNVREYSNISMIKGPLVAVQGVNDASYNELVEIELSDGTKRRGLVVDSQLGVTFVQVFEGTTGISPTGSKVKFLGRGLEIKISEEMLGRIFNPLGEPLDNGPPVISGEKRDINGDPINPAVRDYPEEFIQTGISAIDGLISLLRGQKLPIFSGSGLPANMIAAQIAKQATVRGEESNFAVVFGAIGIRYDEALFFRKFFEETGAINRVAMFFSLANEPPSLKILTPRAALTLAEYLAFEKDMHVLAILIDMTNYCEALRELSASREEVPGRGGYPGYMYTDLATIYERAGKVVGKKGSITQMPILTMPNDDMTHPIPDLTGYITEGQITLDRSLHNKGIYPPINVLMSLSRLMRDGIGEGKTRDDHKDLSNQLFAAYARAQEVRGLAAIIGEDSLSEVDRKYLLFGEQFERKFINQGFNENRSVEQTLDIGWEVLSVLPESELSLVKQEYIKKYHPNYRGKK